A region from the Acyrthosiphon pisum isolate AL4f chromosome A1, pea_aphid_22Mar2018_4r6ur, whole genome shotgun sequence genome encodes:
- the LOC100158660 gene encoding 40S ribosomal protein S4 — MARGPKKHLKRLNAPKAWMLDKLGGVFAPRPSTGPHKLRESLPLLIFLRNRLKYALTGAEVTKIVMQRLIKVDGKVRTDPNYPAGFMDVISIQKTSEHFRLIYDVKGRFTIHRITPEEAKYKLCKVKKVQTGPKGVPFLTTHDGRTIRYPDPNIKVNDTIRYDIATSKILDHIRFETGNLCMITGGRNLGRVGIVINRERHPGSFDIVHIKDANEHIFATRMNNVFIIGKGQKNYISLPRSKGVKLTISEERDKRLAAKTKSSRR, encoded by the exons ATG GCCAGAGGTCCGAAGAAACATTTGAAGCGTTTAAACGCACCCAAAGCATGGATGTTAGACAAATTGGGAGGTGTCTTCGCCCCTCGTCCAAGCACCGGTCCACACAAACTCCGTGAATCACTGCCGTTATTGATTTTCTTGCGTAATCGTTTGAAGTATGCACTTACTGGTGCCGAAGTCACCAAGATTGTCATGCAAAGATTAATCAAGGTTGATGGCAAAGTCCGTACCGACCCTAATTATCCAGCTGGTTTCATGG atgTTATATCTATCCAAAAGACCAGTGAGCACTTTAGATTGATCTATGATGTGAAAGGTCGTTTCACTATTCACAGAATTACTCCTGAAGAAgcaaaa tacAAGCTGTGCAAAGTAAAGAAAGTACAGACTGGACCCAAAGGTGTGCCATTTTTAACTACTCATGATGGCCGTACTATCCGCTACCCTGACCCCAACATCAAGGTTAATGATACTATTAGATACGATATTGCAACATCTAAAATTTTGGATCATATCCGTTTTGAAACTG gAAACTTGTGCATGATTACTGGAGGTCGCAATTTGGGGCGTGTTGGTATTGTTATCAACAGAGAAAGACATCCAGGATCTTTTGATATTGTTCACATTAAGGATGCAAATGAACATATTTTTGCTACCCG gatgaacaatgtttttattattggaaaAGGTCAAAAGAACTACATTTCTCTACCAAGAAGTAAGGGAGTTAAATTGACTATTTCTGAAGAACGTGACAAGCGTTTGGCTGCCAAAACCAAGTCTAGCAGACGTTAA
- the LOC100167595 gene encoding SCAN domain-containing protein 3 isoform X1 — MMDAKSKFDIELKKNREKLAKNASCLTDEQYNNIIGQILELKRGVKKKEPRDFHLLKRFDVILVQDKYKLIVPTKDKSVVLYYVSDGNMYNLLKSTHVSIGHGGRDRMIKELSKNYKNISRSDICTFLQMCEPCQKKQRSIKKAIFVKPIICTEFNSRCQVDLIEFQFIDGKFKYIMIYQDNLTKFVVLRPLENKLIEEVASNLVDIFTLLGAPCIIQSVHGRDFSSGIVNCLRGLWPELKIVHGEPSQFQENEDRVKKDVKNMLITWMEDRKSSHWSEGLRFIQLMKNKTYNLGIKMSPHEALFGTKIKVGLNENMLSDNAALNIDSEEDLKEIIQKSKVINKKQNLSNSDARNEENISVIQLNNKNVNDSCKIVKKNLKSQAKKVKKNSDKNILPVEIGSVQLPVLKNNINHGDLLNILPVIEMLTTDGFYKAGTQDGILTQPYARCVLNICQKMLIQINETVEKDVALGILSNEQSIITEQSLPNGNARIKKAQEVYVKQQNKEKARMIQFRNETEKKVTSFVQDDHQTRLKFPTLNKVLRNIVHEIAEDAGMLAYSFGEEEVDRYIMIFKKDSPPSEDELNALRNGQEWNDDIAKRLSEQREQVKIEEMLDEEKRMMLKRTNQDKPKYNYKEKFQHLVGLEAAEQAARKTETNKSYGFVPSENKKDQRSIEQTLADIREKKRLKIENDNSQSQSLKTD, encoded by the exons atgatGGATGCAAAATCAAAGTTTgatattgagttaaaaaaaaatcgagagaAATTAGCTAAAAATGCTTCATGTTTAACTGacgagcaatataataatataatcggacaaatattagaattaaaacgcGGAGTTAAGAAAAAGGAGCCAAGAGACTTTCACCTATTAAAgag gtttgatgtaatattagttcaagacaaatataaattgatagttCCCACAAAAGACAAAAGTGTTGTCCTGTATTATGTGTCTGATGGaaacatgtataatttattaaaatctactCATGTTTCGATTGGGCATGGTGGACGTGATCGGATGATAaaggaattaagtaaaaattataaaaatataagccgTAGTGATATTTGCACATTTTTACAAATGTGTGAACCATGCCAGAAAAAACAAAGGAGTATTAAAAAAGCCATATttgtaaaaccaattatttGTACTGAATTCAATTCTAGATGTCAGGTTGATTTgattgaatttcaatttattgatggaaaatttaagtatataatgatCTATCAAGACAACCTTACAAAATTTGTAGTACTAAGACCCTTAGAGAATAAACTTATTGAAGAAGTGGCTTCCAACCTTGTCGATATATTTACTTTGTTAGGAGCCCCTTGTATTATTCAATCTGTTCATGGTCGAGATTTTTCTAGTGGTATAGTTAACTGTCTTCGAGGCCTCTGGCCagaattaaaaattgttcatgGTGAACCTAGCCAGTTCCAAGAAAACGAAGACCGAGTAAAAAAAGACGTCAAGAATATGTTGATTACTTGGATGGAGGATCGAAAAAGTTCTCATTGGAGTGAAGGTCTTCGTTTCATAcagttaatgaaaaataaaacttataatttaggCATAAAAATGTCACCTCATGAAGCATTATTTGGTACTAAAATTAAAGTCGggttaaatgaaaatatgttgTCTGATAATGCTGCACTAAATATAGATAGTGAGgaagatttaaaagaaattattcaaaaaagtaaagtaataaataaaaaacaaaacttatcaAATTCTGACGCTAGAAATGAAGAAAATATTTCTGTTATTCAGttaaacaacaaaaatgtaaatgattCATGtaagattgtaaaaaaaaatcttaaaagccAAGCaaagaaagttaaaaaaaattcagataaaaatattttaccagtCGAAATTGGATCAGTACAACTTCCAGTTctgaaaaataacataaaccatggggatttattaaatatattgccaGTTATAGAGATG ttaacgACTGATGGCTTTTATAAGGCTGGAACTCAAGATGGAATCTTAACGCAGCCTTATGCCAgatgtgtattaaatatatgtcaAAAAATGCTTATACAGATTAATGAGACGGTGGAAAAGGATGTGGCATTAGGAATTTTGTCAAATGAACAATCAATAATTACTGAGCAATCACTTCCCAATGGAAATGCTAGAATTAAAA aagcCCAAGAAGTGTATGTCAAACAACAGAATAAGGAAAAAGCAAGAATGATACAGTTCCGTAATGAA acagAGAAAAAAGTGACATCATTTGTTCAAGATGATCATCAGACTCGTTTGAAATTCCCTACTTTGAATAAAGTGTTACGCAACATTGT acatGAAATTGCTGAGGATGCTGGAATGTTAGCTTATTCTTTTGGAGAAGAAGAAGTAGAtcgttatattatgatattcaagAAAGACTCTCCGCCTTCTGAGGATGAATTAAATGCACTCCGAAATGGCCAAGAATGGAATGATGATATTGCTAAAAGATTATCGGAACag aGGGAACAAGTTAAAATTGAAGAAATGTTAGATGAAGAAAAACGAATGATGCTAAAGCGAACTAACCAAGATAAgcctaaatataattacaaagaAAAATTCCAACACCTTGTTGGTTTAGAAGCAGCTGAACAAGCAGCACGGAAGACAGAAACTAATAAATCTTATGGATTtg ttCCAAGTGAAAATAAAAAGGATCAAAGGTCAATCGAGCAAACACTAGCAGACATACgcgaaaaaaaaagattgaaaatagaAAATGACAACTCTCAAAGTCAGTCTTTAAAAACagactaa
- the LOC100145833 gene encoding mitochondrial ATP synthase F chain-like — protein MGIGDYPAEYNPKVHGPYDPARYYGTPDKPFGQLKLGEVTEWVGRRNKSPKAIAGLFSRAYWRWSHKYVQPKRTTVAPLIHILAGSMLFFYAINYGKFVHHRNYKHH, from the exons ATGGGAATCGGCGACTATCCTGCCGAATACAACCCAAAAGTCCATGGACCGTACGATCCTGCTCGTTATTACGGCACACCCGACAAACCTTTTGGGCAACTAAAACTGGGAGAG gtCACTGAATGGGTGGGACGTCGTAACAAATCTCCAAAAGCAATTGCTGGATTATTTTCCCGCGCATATTGGAGATGGTCACATAAATATGTTCAACCAAAACGTACAACAGTTGCTCCATTGATTCATATTCTTGCAGGTTCCATGTTGTTTTTCTACGCTATTAACTATGGCAAATTTGTTCATCATCGCAACTACAAACACcactaa
- the LOC100167595 gene encoding sperm-associated antigen 7 isoform X2, with product MDLLGSIMKSMEKPPTVDTKEKLRQKKAQEVYVKQQNKEKARMIQFRNETEKKVTSFVQDDHQTRLKFPTLNKVLRNIVHEIAEDAGMLAYSFGEEEVDRYIMIFKKDSPPSEDELNALRNGQEWNDDIAKRLSEQREQVKIEEMLDEEKRMMLKRTNQDKPKYNYKEKFQHLVGLEAAEQAARKTETNKSYGFVPSENKKDQRSIEQTLADIREKKRLKIENDNSQSQSLKTD from the exons ATGGATTTACTTGGGTCGATCATGAAATCAATGGAAAAACCACCAACTGTGGACACCAAAGAAAAACTTAGGCAAAAAA aagcCCAAGAAGTGTATGTCAAACAACAGAATAAGGAAAAAGCAAGAATGATACAGTTCCGTAATGAA acagAGAAAAAAGTGACATCATTTGTTCAAGATGATCATCAGACTCGTTTGAAATTCCCTACTTTGAATAAAGTGTTACGCAACATTGT acatGAAATTGCTGAGGATGCTGGAATGTTAGCTTATTCTTTTGGAGAAGAAGAAGTAGAtcgttatattatgatattcaagAAAGACTCTCCGCCTTCTGAGGATGAATTAAATGCACTCCGAAATGGCCAAGAATGGAATGATGATATTGCTAAAAGATTATCGGAACag aGGGAACAAGTTAAAATTGAAGAAATGTTAGATGAAGAAAAACGAATGATGCTAAAGCGAACTAACCAAGATAAgcctaaatataattacaaagaAAAATTCCAACACCTTGTTGGTTTAGAAGCAGCTGAACAAGCAGCACGGAAGACAGAAACTAATAAATCTTATGGATTtg ttCCAAGTGAAAATAAAAAGGATCAAAGGTCAATCGAGCAAACACTAGCAGACATACgcgaaaaaaaaagattgaaaatagaAAATGACAACTCTCAAAGTCAGTCTTTAAAAACagactaa
- the LOC100159413 gene encoding uncharacterized protein LOC100159413 isoform X2, whose translation MKSTKKLSHDKTIHHSAIENYQSTEPHVNTYYSEKSVNDVSLLLKDEDMHNDNNKVLKYDPTTDTNVIVHLVRPSDLETNCIEIKVPKRGRPRKLISELIKTEIKQEESTKKFKPEDIIEYPLTSTKSGRLCKPPKHFLNGENAMETTKKNTFLIVDNNDIIGRKKVKYNVKSDFVCGGCGKTYLGHKRMQEHLERFPSHKMNTAEKQVDSELQDIFQNLHETPINIDIINSKKETHTQTEVAKNLHCAYIKSKKNLQFHLKQIMKHLKKTNLMKSLSGTISVWDLLSSTLESGGLQAFSKELNTLIINLRNLSKSFKIVSNCESNSIDNNQMFIDDSLGHLFGLPKGSYSLKDIQNDYEMEQESNVWAMDSTKSIEPKVSTPQSLNCHSSPIHLNIFDSQSSKVDFLLSSSMEESILCDENQAVLESVDGLVSERLRSMSDHLHTNVPIIDYPIASTSSASNVSQPHSFMGHGVYEVFTNELNLVPTSTEEFIKSLEQFEPLNDTENTLSTETRMLDFEDLQHTFHTS comes from the exons ATGAAGTCAACCAAAAAATTATCTCATGACAAAACTATACACCACTCGGCCATAGAGAACTATCAATCTACTGA GCCACATGTTAACACATACTATTCAGAAAAATCTGTTAATGATGTATCACTACTTCTAAAAGATGAAGATatgcataatgataataataaagtattgaaGTATGACCCAACGACTGATACGAATGTAATTGTTCA TTTGGTAAGACCATCTGATTTAGaaacaaattgtattgaaataaaagtTCCAAAACGAGGGCGACCAAGAAAACTGATAAGTGAATTAATTAAGACTGAAATAAAACAAGAGGAATCTACAAAGAAGTTCAAACCAGAAGAT attatagagtACCCATTAACATCTACAAAGTCTGGCCGCTTGTGTAAACCTCCAAAACACTTTTTAAATGGTGAAAACGCAATGGAAACCACCAAaaagaacacatttttaatagttgacaataatg aCATTATTGgtagaaaaaaagtaaaatacaatgTTAAATCAGATTTTGTTTGTGGAGGATGCGGTAAAACTTATTTAGGCCATAAACGAATGCAAGAACATTTAGAAAGGTTTCCTTCTCACAAGATGAATACAGCTGAAAAACAAGTGGATTCAGAGTTACAAGATATTTTCCAAAACCTCCACGAAACACCAATAAATA ttgatataattaatagtaaaaaagaaACTCATACTCAGACAGAAGTTGCAAAAAATCTACATTGTGCTTAtattaagtctaaaaaaaatttgcagtTTCATTTAAAACAA ATAATGAAACATCTGAAAAAAACGAACCTTATGAAATCATTATCTGGAACAATATCTGTTTGGGATTTACTATCTAGTACACTCGAGAGTGGAGGTCTGCAAGCATTTTCTAAAGAGCTAAATacactaattataaatttaagaaatttatcaaaatcttttaaaattgtGTCAAATTGTGAATCTAATTCTATTGACAATAATCAAATG ttCATAGATGATTCATTAGGACATTTGTTTGGCTTACCAAAAGGCTCTTACAGTTTAAAAGACATTCAAAATGATTATGAAATGGAGCAAGAATCTAATGTTTGGGCTATGGACTCCACAAAATCTATTGAACCCAAAGTTTCTACACCACAAAGTTTAAATTGTCACTCTAGTCCtatccatttaaatatttttgatagtcAATCATCCAAGGTAGATTTCTTACTTAGCTCTAGTATGGAAGAATCAATATTATGCGATGAAAATCAAGCCGTTTTAGAAAGTGTAGATGGACTAGTATCTGAAAGGTTACGCTCAATGTCTGATCATTTGCATACAAATGTTCCTATAATTg attatccAATTGCATCCACATCATCTGCTTCGAACGTCTCTCAACCACATTCCTTTATGGGTCATGGAGTCTATGAGGTCTTCACTAACGAATTGAATCTAGTTCCTACATCTACTGAAGAGTTCATTAAAAGCTTAGAACAGTTTGAACCCCTAAACGACACTGAGAACACACTAAGTACAGAAACAAGAATGTTGGACTTTGAAGATCTTCAACACACATTTCACACTTCTTAA
- the LOC100159413 gene encoding uncharacterized protein LOC100159413 isoform X1 has translation MDLQNLENYPVYILNVIPELTEENNVQLPHQMTSGELMSYNFYVPSFHHPVPTVSTECVPPIACHTSSMKSTKKLSHDKTIHHSAIENYQSTEPHVNTYYSEKSVNDVSLLLKDEDMHNDNNKVLKYDPTTDTNVIVHLVRPSDLETNCIEIKVPKRGRPRKLISELIKTEIKQEESTKKFKPEDIIEYPLTSTKSGRLCKPPKHFLNGENAMETTKKNTFLIVDNNDIIGRKKVKYNVKSDFVCGGCGKTYLGHKRMQEHLERFPSHKMNTAEKQVDSELQDIFQNLHETPINIDIINSKKETHTQTEVAKNLHCAYIKSKKNLQFHLKQIMKHLKKTNLMKSLSGTISVWDLLSSTLESGGLQAFSKELNTLIINLRNLSKSFKIVSNCESNSIDNNQMFIDDSLGHLFGLPKGSYSLKDIQNDYEMEQESNVWAMDSTKSIEPKVSTPQSLNCHSSPIHLNIFDSQSSKVDFLLSSSMEESILCDENQAVLESVDGLVSERLRSMSDHLHTNVPIIDYPIASTSSASNVSQPHSFMGHGVYEVFTNELNLVPTSTEEFIKSLEQFEPLNDTENTLSTETRMLDFEDLQHTFHTS, from the exons ATGGATTTACAAAATTTGGAGAACTATCCTGTGTACATATTAAATGTGATTCCGGAGCTGACCGAAGAAAACAATGTACAACTACCACACCAAATGACTTCTGGAGAACTGATGTCTTATAACTTCTATGTTCCTAGTTTTCACCATCCAGTTCCAACAGTGAGTACTGAGTGTGTTCCCCCAATAGCTTGTCACACAAGTTCTATGAAGTCAACCAAAAAATTATCTCATGACAAAACTATACACCACTCGGCCATAGAGAACTATCAATCTACTGA GCCACATGTTAACACATACTATTCAGAAAAATCTGTTAATGATGTATCACTACTTCTAAAAGATGAAGATatgcataatgataataataaagtattgaaGTATGACCCAACGACTGATACGAATGTAATTGTTCA TTTGGTAAGACCATCTGATTTAGaaacaaattgtattgaaataaaagtTCCAAAACGAGGGCGACCAAGAAAACTGATAAGTGAATTAATTAAGACTGAAATAAAACAAGAGGAATCTACAAAGAAGTTCAAACCAGAAGAT attatagagtACCCATTAACATCTACAAAGTCTGGCCGCTTGTGTAAACCTCCAAAACACTTTTTAAATGGTGAAAACGCAATGGAAACCACCAAaaagaacacatttttaatagttgacaataatg aCATTATTGgtagaaaaaaagtaaaatacaatgTTAAATCAGATTTTGTTTGTGGAGGATGCGGTAAAACTTATTTAGGCCATAAACGAATGCAAGAACATTTAGAAAGGTTTCCTTCTCACAAGATGAATACAGCTGAAAAACAAGTGGATTCAGAGTTACAAGATATTTTCCAAAACCTCCACGAAACACCAATAAATA ttgatataattaatagtaaaaaagaaACTCATACTCAGACAGAAGTTGCAAAAAATCTACATTGTGCTTAtattaagtctaaaaaaaatttgcagtTTCATTTAAAACAA ATAATGAAACATCTGAAAAAAACGAACCTTATGAAATCATTATCTGGAACAATATCTGTTTGGGATTTACTATCTAGTACACTCGAGAGTGGAGGTCTGCAAGCATTTTCTAAAGAGCTAAATacactaattataaatttaagaaatttatcaaaatcttttaaaattgtGTCAAATTGTGAATCTAATTCTATTGACAATAATCAAATG ttCATAGATGATTCATTAGGACATTTGTTTGGCTTACCAAAAGGCTCTTACAGTTTAAAAGACATTCAAAATGATTATGAAATGGAGCAAGAATCTAATGTTTGGGCTATGGACTCCACAAAATCTATTGAACCCAAAGTTTCTACACCACAAAGTTTAAATTGTCACTCTAGTCCtatccatttaaatatttttgatagtcAATCATCCAAGGTAGATTTCTTACTTAGCTCTAGTATGGAAGAATCAATATTATGCGATGAAAATCAAGCCGTTTTAGAAAGTGTAGATGGACTAGTATCTGAAAGGTTACGCTCAATGTCTGATCATTTGCATACAAATGTTCCTATAATTg attatccAATTGCATCCACATCATCTGCTTCGAACGTCTCTCAACCACATTCCTTTATGGGTCATGGAGTCTATGAGGTCTTCACTAACGAATTGAATCTAGTTCCTACATCTACTGAAGAGTTCATTAAAAGCTTAGAACAGTTTGAACCCCTAAACGACACTGAGAACACACTAAGTACAGAAACAAGAATGTTGGACTTTGAAGATCTTCAACACACATTTCACACTTCTTAA